In Gammaproteobacteria bacterium, a genomic segment contains:
- a CDS encoding TolC family protein, producing the protein MALMRQFAALAEQRSRAGVLGQVELNLARLALVEARLQLSQSAIRRVSAAQAVAAMASAAPGSWPSLEATWIGVPHRDLHAGRYLSRLPQVRAQRMRMAAARALIDARDRHTRPDPTLSLRGGQEDSSLLAGVSLSVPLYLRNDFRAEVDVANAGLIRAQRLAYHVHRLARARLNGAASRLKLTTQAWRAWRETGSQSLQAQLSLLQKLWQAGELNGAEYLVQTRQALATRARAIELKGQLWRAWTQWLAASGEFRRWLQPVQR; encoded by the coding sequence GTGGCGCTGATGCGGCAGTTCGCGGCGCTTGCCGAGCAGCGCAGCCGCGCTGGCGTTCTCGGACAGGTAGAGCTTAATCTCGCCCGCCTTGCGCTGGTGGAGGCGCGGCTGCAGCTTTCGCAGAGCGCAATCCGCCGCGTGTCGGCCGCGCAGGCGGTCGCCGCGATGGCCAGCGCCGCGCCCGGCTCCTGGCCATCGCTTGAGGCTACGTGGATAGGCGTCCCGCACAGGGACCTGCATGCCGGCCGCTATCTCAGCCGCCTGCCCCAGGTGCGCGCCCAGCGCATGAGGATGGCGGCTGCCCGCGCGCTCATCGACGCGCGCGACCGCCATACGCGGCCCGATCCCACCTTGAGTCTGCGCGGCGGGCAGGAAGACAGCAGCCTGCTGGCTGGCGTGTCGCTGTCGGTGCCGCTTTATCTGCGTAATGACTTCCGCGCCGAAGTCGATGTCGCCAATGCCGGGCTGATTCGCGCGCAACGGCTGGCGTATCACGTTCACCGGCTGGCGCGTGCGCGCCTTAACGGTGCGGCGTCACGGCTGAAGCTCACCACGCAGGCGTGGCGCGCATGGCGGGAGACCGGCAGCCAGAGCCTGCAAGCGCAACTGTCCCTACTGCAAAAGCTATGGCAGGCCGGTGAACTGAACGGCGCGGAATATCTTGTGCAGACCCGGCAGGCGCTTGCCACACGCGCGCGCGCCATCGAACTCAAGGGTCAGTTATGGCGAGCCTGGACTCAATGGCTCGCGGCCTCCGGCGAATTCCGCCGATGGCTGCAACCGGTACAGAGGTAG